The following coding sequences are from one Oscillospiraceae bacterium window:
- the ilvA gene encoding threonine ammonia-lyase, whose protein sequence is MLTLDSVRQAGSVLSGVARKTDIIHSSGLARDMMLYLKTENLQRTGSFKLRGAYYKMSLFSEEERKKGVVACSAGNHAQGVALAAQQFGIRATIFLPGSAPLSKIEATRSYGAEIRLSDGVYDDAYTEALKYSRETGAMFLHPFDDEDVIAGQGTIGLEILDQLPDVEAVIVPIGGGGLISGVAFAVKSLNPSCKVYGVQAAGADSMCRSFCCKQRDSLKTVMTFADGIAVKTPGNLTYSLCCDYVDDIVTVSDDETATAILSLMEKQKLVSEGAGAVAVAAAMFNKLPLSGKKVCALISGGNIDVNILSRVINRGLLNSGRLTNLTIELIDKPGQLKAVSALIAEEGANVIRVQYTPGGENMDINGCFLNISMETRNHEHLQSIRLALQNHGFKLCK, encoded by the coding sequence ATGCTTACACTTGACAGTGTGCGGCAGGCGGGATCAGTTCTGTCCGGAGTCGCAAGAAAAACAGATATTATTCATTCAAGCGGGCTGGCACGGGACATGATGCTTTATCTGAAAACGGAAAATCTTCAGAGAACAGGTTCGTTCAAGCTCAGGGGCGCATACTATAAAATGTCGCTTTTTTCGGAAGAAGAAAGAAAAAAAGGCGTTGTAGCCTGTTCCGCGGGCAACCATGCCCAGGGCGTTGCTCTCGCCGCTCAGCAGTTCGGCATCCGGGCGACGATTTTCCTGCCGGGTTCCGCGCCGCTTTCAAAAATAGAAGCCACCCGGAGCTACGGGGCGGAAATCAGGTTGTCAGATGGCGTATATGACGACGCATACACGGAAGCGTTAAAATACAGCCGTGAAACCGGCGCAATGTTCCTGCATCCCTTCGATGACGAGGATGTCATAGCCGGACAGGGAACCATTGGTCTTGAGATTCTCGATCAGCTGCCCGATGTTGAAGCGGTTATAGTGCCTATCGGAGGCGGGGGTCTTATTTCCGGCGTCGCTTTTGCCGTAAAATCCTTAAATCCATCGTGCAAGGTATACGGCGTGCAGGCGGCGGGTGCCGACAGCATGTGCAGGTCGTTTTGTTGTAAGCAGCGGGATTCTTTGAAAACGGTTATGACGTTCGCGGACGGAATCGCGGTCAAAACTCCCGGAAATCTGACTTACAGCCTGTGCTGTGATTATGTTGACGATATAGTCACGGTATCGGATGACGAAACGGCCACCGCGATTTTATCTCTGATGGAAAAACAAAAGCTGGTTTCCGAAGGCGCCGGAGCCGTCGCAGTCGCGGCTGCCATGTTTAATAAACTGCCTTTGTCAGGCAAAAAGGTCTGCGCCTTGATATCCGGCGGAAATATTGACGTCAACATTCTTTCCAGAGTCATCAACAGAGGCTTGTTAAACTCAGGCCGTCTTACGAATCTGACCATAGAGCTGATAGACAAGCCCGGTCAGCTGAAGGCCGTGTCCGCCTTGATCGCGGAAGAAGGCGCAAATGTAATCAGGGTTCAGTATACCCCCGGTGGGGAAAATATGGACATAAACGGATGCTTCCTGAACATATCAATGGAAACAAGAAATCACGAGCATTTACAAAGCATTCGTCTGGCGCTTCAAAATCACGGATTCAAGCTGTGCAAATAA
- a CDS encoding RidA family protein: MNIINTTEAPKPVGPYSQAVKAEGFLFCSGQIAINPETGEFNDKDVSVQTEQVCKNIGAVLRASGLSFDDVVKTTCFLINGEDFAPFNSVYAKYFTSSPARSCVFVKGLPKNALVEIETVAICRKSEEEVINNAQREK, from the coding sequence ATTAATATTATCAATACTACAGAAGCTCCAAAGCCGGTCGGTCCTTACTCGCAGGCTGTTAAAGCGGAAGGCTTTTTGTTCTGCTCCGGACAAATAGCGATCAATCCGGAAACCGGCGAGTTCAACGATAAAGATGTTTCCGTTCAGACAGAACAGGTATGCAAAAATATCGGCGCTGTCCTTCGCGCCTCCGGGCTCAGCTTTGACGATGTTGTAAAAACGACCTGCTTTCTGATCAACGGCGAAGATTTCGCACCTTTCAACTCAGTTTATGCCAAATATTTCACATCAAGCCCGGCACGCTCGTGTGTCTTTGTTAAAGGGCTGCCTAAAAACGCTCTCGTGGAAATAGAGACGGTCGCGATTTGCCGGAAATCAGAAGAGGAGGTAATTAATAATGCACAAAGAGAAAAATGA
- a CDS encoding helix-turn-helix domain-containing protein codes for MEIKLGAAIKKLRTEKGATQEELAEYVGVSFQAVSKWETDTTMPDISLLPKLAMFFGVRIDDLFSVNTDDELERIDYMLEHEKLTDENFTYAKRTLDSILRNNEKDVGALKRYARLYLSRPNPAASMLEKAMPLAPLDPEIFTMYRQARGGDNYSARSGNDWFIRVCEPYARKYPANTRLCERLIDAMIEMRYFDRAEEIINLMKTDDEYSACLPDIFRGDIAFAEGNLNKAVTIWSGIDSTNHKAQYEIGERFNRINEYEKAIVCFDNSFKAVKAPRDLSAVYSLAFLYAKLGQYQKAIDSWQCILDVLRSDYNTIEGETVEWPKQEIEKLKAKL; via the coding sequence ATGGAAATAAAGCTTGGCGCGGCAATAAAAAAGCTGCGGACAGAAAAAGGCGCCACACAGGAAGAGCTTGCCGAATATGTCGGTGTATCCTTTCAAGCTGTTTCAAAATGGGAAACCGATACCACAATGCCTGATATATCACTGCTTCCAAAGCTCGCAATGTTTTTTGGCGTGCGGATAGACGATTTGTTTTCAGTAAATACAGATGATGAGCTGGAACGTATTGACTATATGCTCGAACACGAAAAGCTGACTGACGAAAATTTCACTTATGCAAAACGCACTCTTGATTCGATTTTACGTAACAATGAAAAAGATGTAGGCGCACTAAAGCGTTATGCACGGCTTTATTTGTCAAGGCCCAATCCTGCTGCCAGTATGCTTGAAAAAGCAATGCCGCTTGCTCCGCTTGACCCGGAAATATTTACGATGTACCGACAGGCGCGCGGTGGAGACAATTATTCTGCACGAAGCGGAAATGACTGGTTCATCCGCGTCTGTGAGCCGTATGCAAGGAAATATCCTGCAAATACGAGGCTTTGTGAAAGGCTTATCGATGCGATGATTGAAATGCGATATTTTGACAGAGCGGAGGAAATAATAAATCTGATGAAAACCGATGATGAGTATTCCGCTTGTCTGCCGGATATTTTCAGAGGCGACATTGCATTCGCAGAGGGTAACCTCAACAAGGCAGTAACAATTTGGAGCGGCATTGACTCAACAAACCACAAAGCTCAATATGAAATCGGAGAACGCTTCAACCGGATAAACGAATACGAAAAGGCGATAGTATGCTTTGATAACTCATTCAAAGCCGTAAAAGCTCCACGAGATTTATCAGCAGTATATTCACTTGCTTTCCTATATGCAAAGCTGGGTCAATATCAGAAGGCTATCGATTCCTGGCAATGTATTCTTGACGTCCTCCGTTCAGATTATAATACCATCGAAGGAGAGACTGTCGAATGGCCTAAGCAAGAGATCGAAAAACTCAAAGCAAAATTATAA
- the leuB gene encoding 3-isopropylmalate dehydrogenase — protein MNCRIAVIPGDGIGPEVITSSVAVLNRVGELYGHTFTYAYALAGGAAIDAYGIPLPDETVRICRENDAVLLGAVGGPKWDGLPGDLRPERAILGLRSQLGLYANIRPARLMPSLAGASPLRGSITEKGIDIIFVRELTGGIYFGERGRMKSSVGSVCAYDTECYSEDEVIRIGCKAFELAAVRRRNLVSVDKANVLESSRLWREVMHGLAERYPDVRYRDLYVDNAAMQLVSNPSDFDVVVLSNLFGDILTDEASAITGSIGLIPSASVGDGTFGLYEPIHGSAPDIAGKNIANPVASILSAAMLLRHSFSLDEEAKQIEDAAERAIRDGARTKDLTDSAGDAFLSTREMTEAILSRICG, from the coding sequence ACTGCAGAATCGCCGTTATTCCGGGAGACGGAATCGGGCCTGAGGTAATTACTTCGTCGGTTGCGGTTTTAAACCGCGTCGGCGAATTATACGGACATACTTTTACCTATGCCTATGCGCTTGCCGGAGGCGCTGCGATCGACGCTTACGGCATTCCGCTTCCTGATGAAACCGTCCGCATATGCCGCGAAAACGACGCGGTGCTTCTCGGAGCTGTGGGCGGCCCGAAGTGGGACGGTCTGCCCGGGGATCTCCGTCCGGAGCGTGCGATTCTCGGGCTTCGGTCACAGCTTGGGCTTTACGCCAATATCCGTCCGGCCAGGCTTATGCCCTCGCTTGCCGGGGCGTCTCCGCTTCGCGGGAGCATAACGGAAAAGGGAATAGATATCATATTTGTGCGTGAGCTTACGGGCGGAATATATTTCGGTGAACGCGGACGGATGAAATCTTCGGTAGGATCAGTTTGCGCATATGATACCGAATGTTATTCCGAGGATGAAGTAATTCGCATAGGCTGTAAGGCCTTCGAGCTTGCCGCCGTCCGGCGCAGGAATCTTGTCAGTGTCGACAAGGCAAACGTATTGGAAAGCTCGCGTCTGTGGCGCGAGGTCATGCACGGTTTGGCGGAGCGTTATCCTGATGTCAGGTATCGGGATTTGTATGTCGATAACGCGGCAATGCAGCTTGTCAGCAATCCATCGGATTTTGACGTGGTCGTGTTGAGCAATCTGTTCGGAGATATTCTTACAGACGAAGCTTCCGCCATAACCGGTTCTATCGGGCTTATACCCTCCGCATCTGTCGGCGACGGGACTTTCGGTCTGTATGAGCCTATCCACGGATCAGCTCCGGACATTGCCGGTAAAAATATCGCGAATCCGGTCGCTTCGATTCTTTCCGCCGCCATGCTGCTGCGCCACTCCTTTTCTCTTGATGAAGAGGCGAAACAGATTGAGGACGCGGCGGAGCGGGCGATACGCGATGGTGCACGGACAAAGGATCTGACAGACAGCGCCGGAGATGCTTTTTTGTCGACAAGAGAGATGACAGAAGCGATTCTGAGCAGGATATGCGGATGA